TCTATATGATAAAGCAGAATCACTTACAGAAGGATTTCACAAATTGTGTTAGTGTTAGTGAGAGCcaaatgagtatgcaacctagaatCAAACAACTTGCTCATAGCTCTAAGTTCTCAAATCACACATAGAAACACTAGAAAATTTTCTTATTGCTACAACATTGCCAAGCATGTCAAATTGGGGGAACCAAACTACTACCTTTAAGGATTAGGGTAAAATTGGGGAGCGGTGTTTTTGCTCTCAGGAGCATATGCTCCCTTCATTTGAAATATATTTTAAACGCATTTTGAAATGTTCAAAAATCATGTGAAAAAATTTCTTGTGTTCACCTCGACATGCTATGTGCGCACAAAGTCGTTCCACGTAAATCCAACTTCTGTCTTgactagtataaaaaggacaaaAATGTGGTGCTAAAAAGTAAAAAGTCTTCCTTGAGATATTTTCTGTCTTTTTACACAAGCTACAAAAAATATCGATTTTTCACGAAACTTCACATGCACACATAGAATGTCGAGATGTTCATGCGTCTTTTTTTTCCGGATTTTTTTGCCAATTCAAAATATGTTTTTTAGATAAAGGGAGCATATgcacccaagatcaaaagagcatttCCGGTCTACAAGAGGTTTCTAATATACATAAGTTTTGGATTACCCACGGTAGCTAATAAACCATTCGGACGATGCTACCGCAATCAGGAATACATTCAAGAACATGATCCAGCACAAAGTGTGCGAGcaaaagtttcaaaaaaaaaagtgtgCAAGCGACTGGAGCGCTTTATGCTTTATGCTTTAAGTTCTGTTCCGTGTTCAACGGTAGTAAACTTATCTTGCTTCCAGCAGAGATACGTGGAATGCAGCGAAAAACCAAGCCATTTCAAACATAACATTAAGTCCCTGAACTTACTATTTTTTTTAAACAAAGTCCCTTAAATTACACCCTTGTTCAGCTTGCACAACTGACTATACATCTCAAAGATGAGTGTCAAGTTCCGAGATCCCCATGATGACCACaagtactccttccgttcctaaatatttgtctttctagagatttaaacaaatgactacatacgaagcaaaatgagtgaatcatactctaaaatatgtctatatacatccacatatgtgatagtccatttgaaatctctaaaaagacaaatatttaagaacagaAAAAGTACTACATTTCCTGACCATGCAAGCCAATGAAACCAATGTCGATATTTTTACTTGAACATGGATATGTCAAAGACGCGGGCAGACTTATCCGAGGAGACCGAGACAATGGAGTTGCAATCTGCGGAGACGGCCAGCGACTGCACGACATCACGGTGCCCGCTCAGTATGCGAGCCAGCTCCCCAGAGAGGCTGTCCCAGACGCGCACCGTGCCGTCGATGCATCCTGACGCTACATACCTCGACGAACCTATCCACGCCAGGCAAGTCACGCCGTCCTGCTTGTCAAACACCACCAACAGCAATAAGTTCACGGCGAcataaaaatactccctccgtagaGAAAtagaagagcgtttagatcactactttagtgatctaaacgctcttatatttctttacaaagggagtacaaGAGAACCATAAAGGTCAACTGATTTCTACACCCACATCATGCTCGCAAACGGATCGAATTGCTTGGTGAGTGAGGTCCCAGATGATGAGAGTCTGATCAATGCTCCCTGTAGCCACCCAGTTGTTCCTGCAGACAACAGGAATGAAGCTAGCTAGGTCAATAGGAAGGCCATATGTATTGTATTGTGCAACAGATCTATCATACAGACGCCAACATTCATTCCAAGAACGTATCACGAAAAAGCAGTACCTCGGTGAGATGCCAATGCACTCGACGGAGTTAGTGTGGCCAACTAATGCACCGACAACCTGCAAAATCAACCAACAAAACTTTGTTACACACAAATCAGATCCTACCTTCAGAGTTAGATGCAAAACAATGGCACATGCTTCTAAAAGTTTAAAAACTACCAACTGAGTATGCGACTATCCTAACAAAACAAATCCTACGGTATCTCAAAAACAAAAACTCTGCAGAAATCACTACAAGCAAAATAAGGTGAtcaataatttatttattttgcatGATCTACAATGCAAAAAATATATAAAGGTAGAGCCATAAACTGCATCAAATACTTTCCATTGTAAGCCAACTTGGAAGAGAAGGATTCAAAGCTCATTCAGCATGTATGAGAGTGACTCATTAACCTTTTTGTTAAAAAAATAGTGCAAAATCACGACGTACACCCACCTGGCCTGATTTTATGCTCACGATGTGCACAGAACTATCCTGAGAGCCAGTAACAATTGATTGGGAGTCCCATGTAATAGCTAAACATGTCAGTCCTTGAGTATGAAAACCATGACCTGGATGGGGGTAAAACAGTCAGAAAATAACATTCAGGTTAACAGAGAACACAGAAAAACAACCATATGAATATATGGTAATTGCAACATAGACAATAATTTACCTCCAACAACATGTCTGCAGTGTGCACTTTCACGGTCCCATATCCTTAGTGTTGCATCATCTGATCCGCTACAAATAAGCTCGCCTTCAAAAGGAAACATGTGAATCAGCTAAAAGAGGGTATGCTACATCGGGGATCTGAACATCAAGTAAGCTGGTGAAAATGGATCTAAGATGTTAAACCATCATAGAAGTCATTCTGTTATTTACATTTATGATCAGCTTCTAGTTTCACTGAGATTAACTTAGAACACAAGTTAGCAGCAGAAATATTACATACACCATGAATCCATGATCCATAAGTTCCTCTGAAATCTGAACAAATATGTTGATAGCTAAAAACAGATTGTCACATAAGGTGAAATTTTTCACGCGTGACGTTCCAGAAAACAGGACCCAATAAAGTCCAGACTGGGGTGATATATTTTATACCATACTAAAAGGCAGCTTCATAACGTTAACATATAGTATCAAATTAAATAGCATTAGAGAAAATTACTCAGTACCATCAGGTGTAAAATCACCACATGTCACTGTGTTACTGTGGCCAGCAAATGTATTCACAAAGGCATCGGTGTCCGCATCCCACATCCATATGTTGAAGTCCTCTGATCCAGCAATTATAACGTGACTTCGCAGATCCCATTTAAGCCACTACAAAACCAGAGGCATATAATTAATCATATATACAGTTTAACAGCAGGAAACACGGATTTGGCAATTGAAACAGTTAGGGGGTATGTTCAGCTAAACGGATTAAAGTGATCAGCATCATCTCACCTCAAAGCCTGATTCAGAGCCCTCAAGGGTTCCCTGAAGTGTTCGTGTAGCTGTATTCCATACATTTATCTGTCCATCCGTACTTCCACAAGCCACTAATTTCCCATCTGAACTGAAAGCCACAGTGCTGACAGTATCGTTATGTCCTGTATCGGCAACAGATATTATATAAGCTTCATAGACAATTCTAGGGATGCATCCGTAGATTAAGGTACAAAAGCCGATGCAACAGGAACGCAAATATAAAGATTTTCCTAAAAAAACAAAGAAGAAGACTTGCTGCAATATATCAATAATACATTTGGAGTTATAGCTAACAGAAATAGAAACAGCACATTTAAGAACTAATAGTAAACGTGATAAGCATAGGGAAAGTCCTGAGAAACATTTACATACAACAGATCGACTAAGGAATTCCCAATTAGACTAAGAAAATGAGTCAAGCATACCAGGCAGCTCTTGAACATCCTCTGCAGATCCAATCCTCCAAAGAAACCCTCTGTCATCTTTACCTCCAGAAACAACAAGTGATGCATCTACAGGACTGCACGCAACAGCAAATACCTCATCTGTACCCAAAATATCAAGAGCAGCTATTGATATATGTGATTTTCAATGCAAAGGTACTCTGGAAGCGGATGATACAAAAGACGACAAATTGCGTGGTGTATCAAACGTACAAGTGCAAACAATAAATCATAGTCACAAGACATTGTAAGCTAGTTCGTTCAACGAGATCTTGCCTGTATGCCCGTGAAATGCATATGCTGAATGATCCTCAACCTCATCTGAAACAAAATAAATTAAAGGGCACTTGAATTACTAGCACATTATACTGTCAGGGGGTAAAGAACTTGAGATTGTCCAAAGTGTACTGCATGTAAAATGAACAACCAACCAGATAACGAACAGCATGGTGCCAAGGTTTATATaaaacaaacaaataaataaataataaaaaaggtACCCTAGAAGCCTGAGCTCATATGCAAGAAAATTCAGTTTAGAAGGCAATGTTCAGTCATCACTAGTACAAGACAGTATCTTATTCCGTTAAGATCATCGCTCTCAAGTAAGTGCGGACACAAACATAACAGTTAACCATGTAAGAAGTGCCAGTACAGCTATACTAAAACAGATGaaagatactccctccgatccacaaAAAGTGTCGGGGCTGTAGGTCTAAATTGTACTACGTGAACTGGTTGTTTTCTCCGGCACTTTTTATGGTTCGGAGGTAATAACAAAAAAGGCACATACCCATCATGTCCtcgtcctgctcgtcatcatcgtctTGGTCGGGGAGATCTGAGCAAGGAAAAATTAAGCACGGAGCAAGCAGAACTATGGAGAGACTACAAGCTGTTTCTGTGTATGACATGGTACTTGTATAGGCAGTATTGACCTTCCTCGTCCAGGGGTATCTCATTGATGATGTCCTCGTCGTCGATGAAGACCTCCTCCCCTTCGGAGCCTTCACTCATGACCGCCGCACCGATCATCGTTGCTGTGAGCGCCCGGAGGGAGgagaggggtggcggcggcggcgcggggggtcGCCCTATGTATTGAaccgtttttttttttgaggatcccCTATGTATTGAACGGAGCACGAGGGACCGCTCGCTCACAGTCACGGTAGGATTCCGCATGGGCAGGCCCAATACATGGTAAAAGCTTGTTTTCCCTTCATTTTTTGGCCCAGCTGACACGGTAGAATCGTTTTGACGTTAGGAAAGgtgtttgttttctttttattttgtataaaaaatgttcatggtttttATAAAGTTAGAATATTTTAAATGTGTTCCTTTTTTTCTTAAGGTTCAGATTTAAAAAGTTCATGATTAAATAATGTTtagtttttaaaaattgttcatgatttcaaaacagGTTCAGATATAAAAATTGTAAAATGGTTCAGATTTCAAATGTTCAATGTTTTTAAATCTTTGATTTTGGAAaatgtttcatgattttaaaaattgATCATTGTGTGAAAAGTATACAGATTAAAAATGTTCAAATCTTAGAATTCGTTCACCGAGTAAAAACAAAAGATAATAAAAAACCATATAAAAAATAAAACATGGAATTAAAAGAAAAACTAAagcagaaaaaaaaatagaaacgtACAAATAAACATGGATCTCGGGAAACGCAGACGCActatattatggaatggagggagtacaagatttctTGATCACAAAGAGAGTACTGTTTAGCAGGTGTGCACATCGGACTTATCAAACAGTTCACTTCGCTTATATTATGGCTGCAGTGATTTGAACAGATCCATTCAACTAGCTAGCATGTGGTCGTGTGGGAGCCGGGATTGATGAACGCAActcatgcatgcatatgcatgtactccctccttccatctatatagggcctaatgcgtgttTTGAggttaactttgaccaaatgttagagcaataatatatgacatgcaacttacacaaagcacacggtcaaattcgtatgtgaaagaagcttccaatgatataattttcacattatacatttcatatactattaatcttgtcaatagttaaAGACGGTCTTAAAAAATGCATTAGGTCCTATATAGATGAAAGGAGAAAGTAAACGAATTGTTGGCAGTACATCGATCGTGTCGCTTCCGTTATCATGCAGGAATGAATAATTCAGGACGACGATGTACGTACAGAACAAAGTTGCCACTAACCGCAGGATCGATCTCGCTACTAGTACTACGTTCAGATACCAAGCTtcccagccccttctcaatcctcacgtGCTGCAATGGACAAGACAACTCCTCCGGATGGAGACAAAAAGAACCACCACTCAGCATTCTTATCTTTTTTGAAGGAGCAGGTTAGCTTTTGTAAGCAACGTTTAATTTGTAGTGGACAATCGCAAGTTGATTGGGTATCAACTCTCCTGTTGTTCACTTGCCCTAGTAAGGGCATCCAACGATAATCCGCAAAAGACCTCCTGCATCGGTCAGGCAGTCCGCAGACACGGATGCGGGAGGTCGACATCCAACGCTGGCCATGGCTAGACGCCTGCGTAGGTGAGGGTAGCACGTGTGCGAAGAGCCGGCCGGTGCCAGTGGTGAAGAAGCCCATGATGGCGCGTGGTAGGCTAGGGTTGTCGCCGGCGGGAGAGTAGCGGGATGGCTAGATGGGTACGAGAGGCTGGAAGAGGAtgacccccccccccttccccgacACGCTCGGATTAAAAAAGGATGCTCGCCCGTCGCTGACACATGGGCCCGTGGTATGTGGTCCTCATTAATAAAGACGCGGGAGGTAGTTGACCGGCCGTTATGTGGGGACGCAGCAGACAAGGAGCGGAATAAGATCAACTTCAACACGGCGATCTATTTCGTCCGCCCACATTCATTTGGGTTGTGCGGACAAAAATACTGATCCAACGCGCCGACTCATTCCCAAAAACAAGTCCGCGGGACCCATTTCCGGCCTAAATTTATAACTCCTGGTCGACATAAACAGCCTCTTTTACTAGTTACTCCTACATTTCTGTCACCTGTAGTATGGATGTGCGGACGAGATCGATCCAACACCACAGACGACAACGTAAAGAACGTACGTAAacaggatttttatttattttaagacgggtATACGTAAACGGATGGCCTGTAGAGACGGCACTATCAGCTATGCGCGCGCAAACTGATCCGTCTAGCGCGGCTGGCCACCCCAGTCCCCACCCAGTTGGATCGTGCTGGCCGGCGTTTGTGGCAGGTTCCGATCGATCAGTCGACCGAGCGGCCTCCTGTGTCACCGCACTGGAGCCATATAGTACCttcgtggtgtgtgtgtgtggatgggCAAAAATCCATACGTCCGGCCAGCCTCGAACGACAGGGACGCCGGGCGGGCGGGCCCCGTGAACTGATCGAAATCGGTGACGTGAACTAAACCCGAATGATCGGAACGTGGATTGGGCCGTGGACGCCCTGGATGGTTGGTAATTGGTTGGTATCTCTACTTATAAAGGAGCAGTCCTTACGTCGTTCGTTCGCTCGCTCACCTCCCACCCCATCCATCGAAGCCACCATCAATTTTTATTTAACGTAGCCCCACCTTCGGTTTTAGGCCACCGCTTTTTTTTTAATCCAAATTAAGAGGAAAAACCCAGCCCCCATCTCCGCAtggttcgctctctctctctctcttggcacGCACAACCTGATCCCTCAACGCACTAGGGTTAGCGACCTCCATGTCGCCACCAGCCGCCATGCCGACATCACCTTCGACCAAGACCGACGAGTCCACGGGATCCCACGAGCGCGGACTTGGAGGAGTTGATCTGCAAGGTCAAGGTGCAGGCCTTGCCCCAACGCAAGGAGAGGAGCGCCGGTGCCTTCAGCAGCAGCTCGGCGCAGGCCGGGATCCATGGAGAGGTACGAGGTGCTCAAGGACATCGGCGACGGCAATGTCAACGTCACGCGGATGATGTGGAACAAGGAGACTGAGGAGGTCGTCGCCATGAAGTACATCCCATGGGGCTTCAAGGTAATTAGGGCTCCCCTGTGATCTATTCGTTCCAGCATGGGCTGCTCCGTCGAGTTTTTCTTATCCCGTCGGGATTCCCCTGCTGCGTATATAGTAACGGGGCAAACTTTTGGGTGTCCTCGTGTGTTTGCGGATTGATGAGAATGTGGCGAGGGAGATCATAAACCACCACTCGCTGCGGCACATCAACAAAATCCGATTAAAGGAGGTGTGTTTGCTATCTATTCCCTTGAGCCAATCGAGATGATTTTATATCGAGATGATATCGCCTCTTTAACAGGGAATGATGAACAACAGGGGATGATGAACAGCATGGGAACAAGGAGGAACTACCAGCCTGTTATAGACTAAGCACTAAAAGCATGCTTGCATTCACTTTAGCGAGTTCATTCTGTTAAGAGCAGTGCTTTCGTTATGTGTATGATGCTTGCTGTTTGTTGAAAGATCTGTTCCAAGGAATAAATTCTAAGTAATTTGTGGCTGCAATTTAGTGATAACCTTTATAAGATGGACTGCTTATGCGCGCTGGAAGTTTTGTAATAACCGTTGTTGCACATATGTTATCAGCATGAGAGATATAATATATTCTTTTCATCCTCACAAACTATTGGAGATGGAGCTCATTTTGCAGAATTTTCTACCGAGTTGCCAAATTTTGAGGGCCTGCAATTGAAGAATACAACACTTTTTGTTGGAGTGGAGACTAGAGTAATCATATCTGCTGCAAGAGAGATGTATTTTATTTTTGTTGGACATTTTCTGCATCTTTTATGGATGGTAACATTTGAGACAGCAATTTCAGTGCAAGCCATCAAGATCAACTTCAACATGTCTGGTCTCTAAAAGTTACTATTGACCATCGTTCGTGCATCCTAGCTATAAGGTATAGTCAGTACTATGAGTAACTTACGAGACATTGACTGTAGAAGTTCTTATACAACTCTTGTGAATTCTAACCGTCTTATTCATTTAGGATACCTAGAAGTATGTGGTACACAATCTGAAATAATTGCAGgaaaaataaagcattacatccaGTACATCGAATCATCAGAATTGATGGGACATCTCTATGTATAATCCTGAAGGAAGTGCTACTATTGAGAATGCTCCAACTGAATCAGTCAAACATGAACGTTTgacagatgaagtaaatcagttgcTGGAGAAGGAATACAGAAAAACTATTCTATATGGTCTCCTTGAGGTATTTTGACATTTTTAATGTCCGCCTCTGGATCTTATAGTTGCAAATACTTGAGAGCCATGTCATAAAATTACACCAATTATCTGGTATTGTGGTTTTTTCTCTGTTGACGTATATGATTTTCTAAACAAACTTGAACTACTCATATCTGAATATATTACTTCGTTGTTGAAGCTTCACATTGCCTTAACCTTCAGCGGTGCTGCAAAACTCCTTTCCACCCTGGAAGCATGCAACCTTTTGGGCCGAAATGCTATTTTTTCTTCCACTGCCTTGTCGCCAGTAATGGAACCATGGAAGCTGTACTACTTTTCTCCACTTTCTTGATGCAATTCACAGGAACATATCTGTACTGCTATGAATTATATTACGGAATGTGTGCTCCTTCATGGAACTGCAGTGTCTCTTTGTTCAGTTAGTTATATgaaatatttttcttttcttttctcatggACTATGTGCTACTTTGTGGAGAAATTTGGTTCAGTACTAACCTTCGAGAGATTGTTCTGAGACACAACTGCATCTAGCGTTTTATTAGATTAGCAGGTTAATTATACAAAGAAAACTAATAAGGGAATTTCCTAGCAGTACTATATATGCTTGGAGCTATGAGGTAATTTTATTATGTGTGACTTTCTTGCTCTCACGTTTTCTGATTTTGTCAATTTTAAATGTTCAGTTTCTATAGTACTTTGTCAATTTTAAATGTTCAGTTTCTCAACTTATTGTGAGGCTTGCACCGATCGAAGTAACCATGCGCCCTTGACTTGATCAAATGTATGTTTGCTAATTTATTTTTGAAGTGTGTTTGCTCCTACTATCTTATTATTCCTTAGCTAATTATGTTTTGGAATCCGGTGGATGCAAAGGAATTTCACCATAAGAAGGTGCTAACCTTTTGACAGGGAAAACATAAATAAAAATGAAATGGCTATTCTGAGATTTCTTAACAGGTTCCAAAGTGACAGACATTGCTAAATCAGATTACATACTATTCATAAAGATAACCCTCCATTGCATTATACCTATTAAGACTTAAGATGAAACACTTCATTGAATGCATTTTTCTGATATTGTTCTGCGGAAATGCACGAGCATTCTGCTAGAGGATGTAGACAcaatcatgtactccctctgtctggaattacttgtcgcaaaaatgaataaaaatggatgtatttagaactaaaatatgtctagatatatccatttatcTGACAAGTAATTCCCGATAGAGAGAGTATTATATTATCCTTAGTATGAACGTGTTTCTAAATAGTTTTTCTTGCTCAGACATGTGTTAGATTCAACACGACATCTCTAAAGTTTTGCGTGAAGCAAGATATTCAGATGTCGACAACACTTTTTGATAGCTGGGGGAGGGGTATGAGATGTGGAAAACGCCCCAACGACCGGCTAGCCGTGTGGGAGAGCATGACACGATTGGCTGTGCGAAAAGAGAGTTAGAGAAGTTGCTATATTTTTCTTATTTACCATCTTCAATTAAAAAGAAAGGAGCGGCTATTTATGTGATGAAATTAATATCACATAACTTAACAAGTCAATTTGAGAGGATAGACCAAAAGGTTATGTATAAATGAGCTAAGTATTTTATAGCTCTTGGAATGCCCAACAACATATATCATATATATTTTTCATGGTAATGCACGACATTTAACTAGGAGACATTTTATCTGCCTTATTGGCTGGGGGCGTCATTGACGACACATGCCTCCTCCTTTTGATTGCGGTGGTGAATCGACATGAACATGTGGGGTGGGGATGAGGGTAGAGAGCAGGGCAGCTGGCGGGGAACTTCTCCTTGGCGGTCCGTGGGGAAGTACGGTGTGAAGAAGAGAGGGCACCATGGCGAAGGTGTGGTGGGAGTCATCCGGTTTGAAAGGAGAGGGCTCCAACGAGAAATGTTCCGCTATGGTGAGAAATCGAGGGAAGGGGAGGGTCCGACAGGCAGAAAAAGGGAAGCATGCCTCGTGGGGTGGAGTTTTTGTGTTGGGTCCATGTGTTGAAAATAACATGATGGATAGTCCGTACAACCACATTTCTTTCCCACACATAGTCTAAATTTGGAGCAGCCGGACAATACCAATTGAACTTCGGGAAGCCAGCTGGGTGTGCATACATGCCCAGACATATGAGGAAAAAATTAGCTTCGACCGTGAAGACAATCTTAATCAtttgtttcattcatatatatgcattgtgtttttttaaaaataataatatatattgtagcccgtagcaacgcacgggcattctactagttttTGATGACGTACCACTTGTGTTGCTATCATGCCCAAGTTCAATTGCCAGCACCATCTCCAGTTTAGCTCGCTCGGTTGCGTCTGAAGAGCGAACCAGCAAAGTGTGCGGGGCTGGACAGACATGACACGCGCCCATCAGCACGCACCGCGGCCGGCTGACGtcgacgcacgcacgcacgcatgcattGCATGAGTCCGCCGCCACGCATCGGCCGATCCCGCCGTCGGCATCTCACCCCGTAGCGAGCGAGGGGGCCACACACCCGAACAATCTTTTTAAAAGCAAGGAATGGAACAGCGGAAGCGAACAACTGATGATGGAACAAAGAAACGTCAACCAGCTGCGGGCTTCTTTGATTCGAAGGATTCTTAAAGGAATTTTGAAGGTTTCCTATGTgggttgattcgtaggattgtaaaccgtaggaattttttcatAGGATTCTTTGCACTAGATTTTATAGGAAATTtctcatccactcaaacctctttgaaagaattttaTGTTTTtcttatgcacaatcaaacactcatacaatcatgtaggattcaagatgacatgccAATTCAATCCCACGTTTTTCTATTCCTACATTTAAAAAATCCTACGAATTAAAGAGTCCCTGCGTGTGTGATCGCCAAACATAGAAGGATTTCAGGCCGGGATGAGACGAGACAAGATGACAGGGGCCCCGGAATTCGTCCGGTACCACGGGCTGATGGCGATCCTTCAAAGGAAACTGTAAAAAATCGACGAGGAAGCTGCTAGGAATCTGGCGGTGTCATCGTTGATGTTACGTGGCCTCCTGCGGTAATTTCATTCCTTCGCTTCTTCTATTATTGGGGACGATCGAAAGTGACGTCCTCCGGAGCACTCATGGCCGATATACGACGCACGTACGCGCTGACCGGGACACCTGATCACCGAAAAGACGTTGTTTTGTTGGATTTTCAGGGTCCCACACATGTTTGGTTTGGTTTTCGCCCCTCGGTCACCTTGCGGCGTCGATGggtcagggcatctccagccgcgccctcaaCAGGGCCCCTCAGGCCATTTTTTTGACATCGGCGTCGAAAAAACGGCCCGGTCGCGCTCCCAGAACGTCGAAAATCACCGATTCGAatcttttttccgcccggcggtcacaggccgaacccggcgtgctggggagcagttgggggctccggcgctagggaaaagcacgcctgacCCACACCGACAGgtgaaaagtcaaggttttcttcccccggcTCGCCTCGCATCCCCCGCGCCTTCGGCCACCACTAACTATATTCCGGCGACGGCCGCCaccctactccgctagatagccattccccgctggaaaatagcagcgcttcgccgcgacAGCCCCTCCCAAAGCAGCTGGGCGTTTTCGGtcgcggaggcgcggtttaacggcgggtacacgcccatcgagcgcaaggtgttcggcgttttgcctgcctcggtgatggactcggatgaggaggaagagctcgccgcgctgctggaggaggaagccgcgaccgacgtccaggaagaagagcatctcatggtgctcgccaccctcgcccagctgctggcgagcaatgaaaagccgcggcgaggtggctcggcgccggggcggatgaaagcaaagaaccggcatcgtctccaaggctactgcatgctctactccgactacttcgccgatgctccacttcatggcgagagaacatttcggcgccgttatcggatgagccaaaagctcttcctcaggattgtgaattccatccgggagttcgacaactacttcaagtgcaagatggattgcaccggcgctcttggattcacctccatccagaagtgcacgatagcgatgaggatgcttgcatatggagctcccagtgattcactcgacgactatgggcgcatggccgagtccaccagcatagagtgtttctacaagttctgtcgggcagtggtggcagtgtttgggccacaatacttgagaacacccaatgcggaagacactgctcggatcctagcccagaatgcagcaagaggatttcctgggatgcttgggagcatcgactgcatgcattggaaatggaaga
The sequence above is a segment of the Triticum dicoccoides isolate Atlit2015 ecotype Zavitan chromosome 1A, WEW_v2.0, whole genome shotgun sequence genome. Coding sequences within it:
- the LOC119326834 gene encoding angio-associated migratory cell protein-like, producing the protein MIGAAVMSEGSEGEEVFIDDEDIINEIPLDEEDLPDQDDDDEQDEDMMDEVEDHSAYAFHGHTDEVFAVACSPVDASLVVSGGKDDRGFLWRIGSAEDVQELPGHNDTVSTVAFSSDGKLVACGSTDGQINVWNTATRTLQGTLEGSESGFEWLKWDLRSHVIIAGSEDFNIWMWDADTDAFVNTFAGHSNTVTCGDFTPDGELICSGSDDATLRIWDRESAHCRHVVGGHGFHTQGLTCLAITWDSQSIVTGSQDSSVHIVSIKSGQVVGALVGHTNSVECIGISPRNNWVATGSIDQTLIIWDLTHQAIRSVCEHDDGVTCLAWIGSSRYVASGCIDGTVRVWDSLSGELARILSGHRDVVQSLAVSADCNSIVSVSSDKSARVFDISMFK